Proteins from a genomic interval of Quercus robur chromosome 9, dhQueRobu3.1, whole genome shotgun sequence:
- the LOC126698245 gene encoding uncharacterized protein LOC126698245 produces MAETLSPSISPILLLARLCQFHELRFVNMYRQYMRRRRRKRHHSGCGFACGIQALLPRAVAGLLISPKWNLEQKVFERFSKDLNMEEANNSRMHGSHYQDMISQLKQKSTVLNHVKPFPKQNSSLDLYEDSAGETSVYNSKRNQRMSSKHGVEGMRIDSVTNHRGHHDGKIESEMHDYANVSPNVIQRSEYFKFKSPNLIHNRFESLDTEERGLSTRMKKEEKVNRKWKGIKEHGNQVKLKMHSTNEIKIPKRVRHDLLQQDYVTKAPFTEMQTRKFEQRICHGDAF; encoded by the exons ATGGCTGAGACTCTTTCTCCATCAATCTCGCCCATTCTCTTGCTTGCTCGTCTCTGCCAATTTCATGAACTTAGATTTGTGAATATGTACCGGCAATACATGAGAAGAAGACGTAGAAAACGACACCATTCTGGTTGTGGCTTTGCTTGCGGTATTCAAGCACTTCTGCCACGTGCTGTGGCTGGACTGCTTATATCACCAAAATG GAATTTGGAACAGAAGGTTTTCGAAAGATTTAGCAAA GATTTAAATATGGAAGAGGCAAACAATAGCAGGATGCATGGGTCTCATTACCAGGATATGATATCTCAGTTAAAACAGAAGTCAACTGTTCTCAACCATGTCAAACCTTTCCCTAAGCAGAACTCTTCCTTGGATCTCTATGAAGATTCTGCTGGAGAAACCTCTGTTTATAATAGCAAGAGGAATCAAAGAATGAGCTCTAAGCATGGTGTTGAAGGGATGAGGATTGATTCTGTCACTAACCATCGTGGACACCATGATGGGAAAATTGAAAGTGAGATGCATGATTATGCTAATGTCAGCCCCAATGTCATCCAAAGGAGTGAATACTTCAAATTTAAGTCTCCAAATTTGATACATAACCGCTTTGAGTCGCTTGACACAGAAGAGAGAGGGCTATCTACAAGGATGAAAAAG GAGGAGAAAGTTAATCGAAAATGGAAGGGTATAAAAGAACATGGCAACCAAGTTAAATTAAAGATGCATTCAACAAATGAAATTAAA ATTCCAAAACGAGTCAGACATGATCTTCTGCAGCAAGACTATGTGACAAAAGCACCATTCACTGAAATGCAAACACGGAAATTTGAGCAAAGG ATCTGTCATGGAGATGCCTTCTAG